In Amycolatopsis jiangsuensis, the following proteins share a genomic window:
- a CDS encoding amidohydrolase family protein: protein MSALHLSGTVLPDGEPRALWIDGGRISFEPLPGAQTLSTGGFLVPGLVDAHCHPGIGPGGAVPLEEAAQQARTDRDAGTLLIRDCGLPIDVRPLQSRTDLPTIIRCGRHLALPKRYLPGYAIELDDPASLPEAVAEQARAGDGWVKLVGDWIDRAEGDLAPLWPDDVLAEAIRVAHSLGARVTAHVFGEAALPGLIEAGIDCLEHGTALSADQLAELARRDVALVPTLINIENFPGIADKAAKYPTYAAHMRALHAGVGEMVSSAVEAGVRVFAGTDAGGMVEHGLIADEVEALHKAGMSRTQALASASWAAREWLGHPGIEHGAPADLIVYPADPREDLSVLRHPKHIVLGGVLFD from the coding sequence GTGAGCGCGCTGCACCTGTCCGGCACTGTCCTGCCCGACGGTGAGCCGCGTGCGCTGTGGATCGACGGCGGACGGATCTCGTTCGAACCGCTTCCCGGCGCGCAGACGCTGTCCACCGGCGGGTTCCTGGTGCCTGGCCTCGTCGACGCGCACTGCCACCCGGGAATCGGTCCGGGTGGCGCGGTGCCGCTGGAGGAAGCGGCGCAGCAGGCGCGCACCGACCGCGACGCGGGAACCCTGCTGATCCGCGACTGCGGCCTGCCGATCGACGTCCGGCCCCTGCAGTCGCGTACGGACCTGCCCACGATCATCCGCTGCGGCCGGCACCTCGCACTGCCCAAGCGGTACCTGCCGGGTTACGCGATCGAGCTGGACGATCCGGCGTCGCTGCCCGAGGCCGTCGCGGAACAGGCCCGGGCCGGCGACGGCTGGGTGAAGCTCGTCGGCGACTGGATCGACCGGGCGGAAGGCGATCTCGCGCCGTTGTGGCCGGACGACGTGCTCGCCGAAGCCATCCGCGTCGCACACAGCCTCGGCGCACGCGTGACGGCGCACGTCTTCGGCGAGGCTGCGTTGCCGGGGCTGATCGAAGCCGGCATCGACTGTCTCGAACACGGCACGGCGTTGTCCGCGGACCAGCTCGCCGAACTGGCCCGCCGCGACGTGGCCCTCGTGCCCACGCTGATCAACATCGAGAACTTCCCGGGCATCGCGGACAAGGCCGCGAAGTACCCGACGTACGCGGCCCATATGCGCGCGCTGCACGCAGGCGTCGGCGAGATGGTGTCTTCGGCCGTCGAAGCCGGCGTACGCGTCTTCGCGGGCACAGACGCTGGCGGCATGGTCGAGCACGGCCTCATCGCCGACGAAGTCGAGGCGCTGCACAAGGCCGGTATGTCACGCACACAGGCGCTCGCGAGCGCGTCGTGGGCGGCTCGCGAATGGCTCGGCCACCCCGGCATCGAGCACGGCGCACCCGCCGACCTGATCGTCTACCCCGCGGACCCGCGCGAGGACCTGTCCGTACTCCGGCACCCGAAGCACATCGTGCTGGGCGGCGTCCTCTTCGACTGA
- the ffh gene encoding signal recognition particle protein: MFDTLSDRLTSALQSLSRKGRLSDADIDATAREIRIALLEADVALPVVKAFVARIKERAKGAEVSQALNPAQQVIKIVNEELVAILGGETRRLNLAKNPPSVIMLAGLQGAGKTTLAGKLAQWLKKQGHAPMLVACDLQRPNAVTQLQVVGERAGVPTFAPEPGNGVGDPVDVARRAIDEARHAQHDIVVVDTAGRLGVDEELMKQASDIREAVDPDEVLFVVDAMIGQDAVTTAEAFRDGVGFTGVVLTKLDGDARGGAALSVREVTGQPILFASNGEKLEDFDTFHPDRMASRILGMGDVLTLIEQAEQHFDQEQAEQAAQKLTSGQLTLEDFLEQMLAVRKMGPIGNLLGMLPGAGQMKDQLAEVDDKHLDKLQAIIRGMTPAERADPKLINGSRRLRIANGSGVAVRDVNDLVNRFFEARKMMAQMAGRFGFGGGGGSKSRKGKKGKKGKGRGPTQPKVRGGMPGGMPMLPPGGAGGGMPDLSQLGGMNDVPGFDPSKFKLPKDPKKK, encoded by the coding sequence GTGTTCGACACCCTCTCCGATCGGCTCACCTCGGCCCTTCAGTCGCTCTCGCGCAAGGGCCGGCTGTCCGACGCCGACATCGACGCCACCGCGCGTGAGATCCGTATCGCGCTGCTCGAAGCGGACGTCGCGCTCCCGGTGGTCAAGGCGTTCGTCGCGCGGATCAAGGAACGTGCGAAGGGCGCCGAGGTCTCCCAGGCGCTGAACCCGGCGCAGCAGGTCATCAAGATCGTCAACGAGGAGCTCGTGGCGATCCTCGGCGGCGAGACGCGCCGGCTGAACCTGGCGAAGAACCCGCCGTCGGTGATCATGCTCGCGGGCCTGCAGGGCGCCGGTAAGACGACGCTGGCGGGCAAGCTCGCGCAGTGGCTGAAGAAGCAGGGCCACGCGCCGATGCTGGTCGCCTGTGACCTGCAGCGGCCCAACGCGGTCACCCAGCTGCAGGTGGTCGGCGAGCGCGCCGGGGTGCCCACGTTCGCGCCCGAGCCGGGCAACGGCGTCGGCGATCCGGTCGACGTCGCCCGCCGCGCCATCGACGAGGCCCGCCACGCACAGCACGACATCGTCGTCGTCGACACCGCGGGCCGTCTCGGTGTCGACGAAGAGCTGATGAAGCAGGCCAGCGACATCCGCGAAGCCGTCGACCCGGACGAGGTCCTGTTCGTGGTCGACGCCATGATCGGCCAGGACGCGGTCACCACCGCGGAGGCGTTCCGCGACGGCGTCGGCTTCACCGGCGTCGTGCTGACGAAGCTGGACGGCGACGCCCGCGGTGGGGCCGCGCTGAGCGTCCGCGAGGTCACCGGCCAGCCGATCCTCTTCGCGTCCAACGGCGAGAAGCTCGAGGACTTCGACACCTTCCACCCGGACCGGATGGCTTCGCGCATCCTCGGCATGGGTGACGTGCTCACCCTGATCGAGCAGGCCGAGCAGCACTTCGACCAGGAGCAGGCCGAACAGGCCGCGCAGAAGCTGACCAGCGGCCAGCTGACCCTGGAGGACTTCCTCGAGCAGATGCTCGCGGTGCGCAAGATGGGCCCGATCGGCAACCTGCTCGGCATGCTGCCCGGCGCCGGGCAGATGAAGGACCAGCTCGCCGAGGTCGACGACAAGCACCTGGACAAGCTGCAGGCGATCATCCGCGGGATGACCCCGGCCGAGCGGGCCGATCCCAAGCTGATCAACGGATCCCGCCGGCTGCGCATCGCCAACGGGTCGGGCGTGGCCGTGCGCGACGTGAACGATCTGGTCAACCGCTTCTTCGAGGCGCGCAAGATGATGGCGCAGATGGCCGGCCGGTTCGGCTTCGGCGGGGGCGGCGGCAGCAAGTCCCGCAAGGGCAAGAAGGGGAAGAAGGGCAAGGGCCGCGGCCCCACGCAGCCGAAGGTGCGCGGCGGGATGCCCGGCGGCATGCCGATGCTGCCCCCGGGCGGAGCCGGCGGCGGGATGCCGGACCTGTCCCAGCTCGGCGGCATGAACGACGTACCCGGCTTCGACCCGTCGAAGTTCAAGCTGCCGAAGGACCCCAAGAAGAAGTGA
- a CDS encoding [protein-PII] uridylyltransferase, which yields MADGGELTRATARLLEGRHGRLGAAALRAALVDLYEFWLGKGATAAGVDTAEPGVALVAVGGLGRRELVPFSDLDLVLVHNGNPRVGDMADALWYPLWDAKVGLDHAVRTPGEALKVASEDLRTALGLLDLRHLAGDAELAARLASAARDQWRRTARKRIDELTDSVHTRWRRSGEIAQSAEPDLKHGRGGLRDFAVLEALAVAQLTDRPGEELLTAKELLLDVRTELRRELRRERDVLSAPEADPVAAELGFSDRFTLARKLSGAGRVVAYAVDVALRSTVEPSRSRFGRRPARTPLAEGVVLHGVEVALARDAVPAKDPALLLRVAAASARTRKPISHGTLRALAESAPELRTPWPDDARNALVELLGAGEGLVDAVEALDRTGLWARLFPEWGAIRDLPPRSPVHQWTVDRHLIQACVEAAKLTTTVSRPDLLLIGALLHDIGKGRDADHSELGAKISAQVAERLGLPPADVATVSAAVRHHLLLPHTATRRDIADAATVSRVAKTLDSDVVLLELLHALTRADSLATGPGVWTDWKDRLLAELVASCEATMHGKGFSPPEPLDEEQRELVAQAARTGLGQVRITAHGKVVTAVLAVPAGRELLAPAAGVLALNSLEVHGAALREHDDGRAGVFTASPKFGSLPDPALLREQFARAVAGTLPLTERIAAKERDYSTSSVAVVAPHVRWFDGETSGPNAVVLELRAADRIGLLFRVAGALRGEAHVLWAKAATLGGAVVDSFALSPRRGSVTAQWRAKVVEAVLAAVS from the coding sequence ATGGCCGACGGGGGTGAGCTGACCAGGGCGACCGCGCGGTTGCTCGAGGGCAGGCACGGCCGGCTGGGGGCCGCCGCACTGCGGGCGGCGCTGGTCGACCTGTACGAGTTCTGGCTCGGCAAGGGCGCCACGGCGGCCGGCGTGGACACCGCGGAACCGGGTGTCGCGCTGGTCGCCGTCGGCGGGCTCGGACGACGGGAGCTGGTGCCCTTCTCCGACCTCGACCTGGTGCTCGTGCACAACGGGAATCCTCGCGTCGGCGACATGGCCGACGCGCTGTGGTACCCGCTGTGGGACGCGAAGGTCGGGTTGGACCACGCTGTGCGGACACCCGGCGAGGCGCTGAAGGTCGCCTCGGAGGATCTGCGGACCGCGCTCGGCTTGCTCGACCTCCGGCACCTTGCCGGGGACGCGGAGCTGGCCGCGCGGCTCGCCTCCGCCGCGCGTGACCAGTGGCGCCGCACAGCCCGCAAACGGATCGACGAGCTCACGGATTCCGTGCACACGCGCTGGCGGCGCAGCGGTGAGATCGCGCAGTCGGCGGAACCGGACCTGAAGCACGGCCGCGGTGGGCTGCGGGACTTCGCCGTGCTGGAGGCCTTGGCAGTAGCCCAGCTGACGGACCGGCCAGGTGAGGAACTGCTGACGGCGAAGGAGCTTCTCCTCGACGTACGCACCGAGCTGCGCCGTGAGCTACGGCGCGAGCGTGACGTGCTGAGCGCTCCGGAGGCTGATCCGGTGGCTGCCGAACTCGGGTTCAGCGACCGGTTCACACTGGCACGCAAGCTTTCCGGCGCTGGACGCGTGGTGGCGTACGCGGTGGACGTCGCCCTGCGGTCCACGGTGGAACCGTCGCGGTCCCGGTTCGGACGGCGTCCCGCGCGCACTCCGTTGGCCGAAGGCGTGGTGCTGCACGGCGTCGAGGTCGCACTCGCGCGCGATGCTGTACCGGCTAAGGATCCTGCGCTGTTGCTACGGGTCGCTGCGGCTTCCGCGCGTACCCGTAAGCCGATCTCGCACGGGACGCTCCGGGCGTTGGCGGAGTCGGCGCCGGAGCTGCGCACGCCGTGGCCGGACGACGCGCGCAACGCCCTCGTGGAGCTGCTGGGCGCGGGGGAGGGGCTGGTCGACGCCGTCGAGGCGCTGGACCGGACTGGCCTGTGGGCACGGCTCTTCCCCGAGTGGGGCGCGATCCGCGACCTGCCGCCGCGGTCGCCGGTGCACCAGTGGACGGTGGACCGGCACCTGATCCAGGCGTGCGTCGAGGCGGCGAAGCTGACGACCACTGTCTCGCGTCCGGACCTGCTGTTGATCGGCGCGCTGCTGCACGACATCGGCAAGGGCCGCGACGCCGACCATTCGGAACTGGGCGCGAAGATCTCCGCACAGGTGGCCGAGCGGCTCGGGCTGCCGCCGGCGGACGTCGCGACAGTGTCCGCCGCGGTCCGCCACCACCTGCTGCTGCCGCACACTGCGACGCGGCGTGACATCGCCGACGCTGCGACCGTGTCGCGTGTGGCGAAGACGCTGGACAGCGATGTGGTGCTGCTCGAGCTGCTGCACGCGCTGACCCGTGCCGATTCGCTGGCCACGGGACCGGGCGTGTGGACCGACTGGAAGGACCGTCTGCTCGCCGAACTCGTCGCGAGTTGCGAAGCAACGATGCACGGCAAGGGGTTCAGCCCGCCCGAGCCGTTGGACGAAGAGCAACGAGAACTGGTCGCCCAGGCCGCGCGTACCGGACTCGGGCAGGTACGGATCACCGCGCACGGCAAGGTGGTCACGGCTGTGCTGGCCGTCCCCGCGGGGCGCGAACTGCTCGCTCCGGCCGCTGGAGTGCTGGCGCTGAACTCACTGGAGGTTCACGGAGCTGCCCTGCGTGAGCACGACGACGGCCGCGCGGGCGTGTTCACCGCATCCCCGAAGTTCGGCTCCCTGCCGGACCCGGCGCTGCTGCGGGAGCAGTTCGCGCGCGCCGTCGCAGGCACACTCCCACTGACCGAGCGAATAGCGGCGAAGGAACGTGACTACTCCACCTCGTCGGTCGCGGTCGTCGCACCGCATGTGCGCTGGTTCGACGGCGAGACCAGTGGTCCGAACGCAGTGGTGCTCGAACTCCGCGCTGCGGACCGTATCGGCCTGCTGTTCCGCGTGGCGGGTGCGCTTCGCGGCGAAGCCCACGTGCTGTGGGCGAAGGCCGCCACCCTCGGCGGCGCAGTGGTCGACTCGTTCGCGCTGTCGCCGCGACGCGGCTCCGTCACCGCGCAGTGGCGCGCGAAGGTGGTCGAAGCCGTGCTCGCTGCGGTGTCCTGA
- a CDS encoding P-II family nitrogen regulator, producing MKLITAIVKPFTLDDVRSALEQLGVLGMTVSEVQGYGRQKGHTEVYRGAEYSVDFVAKLKIEVVTDDTAVEKVLDAVTTAAHTGKIGDGKVWVTPVETVIRVRTGERGADAL from the coding sequence ATGAAGCTGATCACCGCGATTGTCAAGCCGTTCACGCTGGACGACGTCCGCTCCGCGCTCGAGCAGCTGGGCGTGCTCGGCATGACGGTGAGCGAGGTGCAGGGCTACGGCAGGCAGAAGGGACACACCGAGGTCTACCGGGGTGCCGAGTACTCGGTGGACTTCGTGGCCAAGCTGAAGATCGAGGTCGTCACCGACGACACGGCGGTGGAGAAGGTGCTCGACGCGGTCACCACCGCCGCGCACACCGGCAAGATCGGCGACGGCAAGGTGTGGGTCACGCCGGTGGAGACGGTGATCCGGGTCCGGACCGGCGAACGCGGCGCGGACGCGCTGTAG
- a CDS encoding ammonium transporter, whose product MLNAGDTAWVLISAALVMLMTPGLAFFYGGMVRAKSVLNMLMMNFVALAVVGVLWVLFGFSLTFGEDSFGGLIGNFDFAGLSNAAGALVGFAADGPPPVPWPGPDALPLLAFCMFQLMFAIITPALISGAIADRAKFWGWTLFVVIWAVIVYFPVAHWVFSFDGFLGPDATGGWIANQLGALDFAGGTAVHINAGAAGLALAIVLGRRKGWPKDTGRPHNVPFVLLGASLLWFGWYGFNAGSSLGANDLAGVAFTNTTVATAAAVLGWLIVEQLKFGKPTTLGAASGAVAGLVAITPACGFVSPLGSIAIGVIAGVLCALAVSLKYRLGFDDSLDVVGVHLVGGLVGTVLIGFFGTTSVNSAGADGLFYGGGFGQLGIQVVAALAVLAYSFVLSLVIGFAIKKAGGFRVSAEHEVSGIDEAQHAESAYDFTGMGGIGQHSTFPVKHPAATKLEETKA is encoded by the coding sequence GTGCTGAACGCAGGAGACACCGCGTGGGTGTTGATCAGCGCCGCGCTGGTCATGCTCATGACGCCAGGACTCGCGTTCTTCTACGGCGGGATGGTCCGCGCGAAGAGCGTCCTGAACATGCTGATGATGAACTTCGTCGCGCTGGCCGTGGTCGGGGTGCTGTGGGTGCTCTTCGGCTTCTCGCTGACGTTCGGCGAGGACTCCTTCGGCGGGCTGATCGGGAACTTCGACTTCGCCGGGCTGTCGAACGCCGCGGGCGCGCTGGTCGGGTTCGCCGCGGACGGACCGCCGCCGGTGCCGTGGCCGGGGCCGGACGCGTTGCCGCTGCTCGCGTTCTGCATGTTCCAGCTGATGTTCGCGATCATCACCCCGGCACTGATCTCCGGCGCGATCGCCGACCGGGCGAAGTTCTGGGGCTGGACGTTGTTCGTGGTGATCTGGGCCGTCATCGTGTACTTCCCGGTCGCGCACTGGGTGTTCTCCTTCGACGGTTTCCTCGGCCCGGACGCGACCGGCGGCTGGATCGCCAACCAGCTGGGGGCACTCGACTTCGCCGGTGGCACCGCGGTGCACATCAACGCAGGCGCCGCCGGTCTCGCGCTGGCCATCGTGCTCGGCAGGCGCAAGGGCTGGCCCAAGGACACCGGCCGCCCGCACAACGTGCCGTTCGTGCTGCTCGGTGCTTCCCTGCTGTGGTTCGGCTGGTACGGCTTCAACGCTGGTTCTTCGCTCGGCGCGAACGACCTGGCCGGTGTCGCGTTCACCAACACCACCGTGGCCACCGCGGCCGCCGTGCTCGGCTGGCTGATCGTGGAGCAGCTCAAGTTCGGCAAGCCGACCACGCTCGGCGCGGCCTCGGGCGCGGTCGCCGGGCTCGTCGCGATCACCCCGGCGTGCGGGTTCGTCAGCCCGCTCGGCTCGATCGCGATCGGCGTGATCGCCGGGGTGCTGTGCGCGCTGGCGGTGTCGCTCAAGTACCGCCTCGGGTTCGACGATTCACTCGACGTGGTGGGCGTGCACCTGGTCGGTGGTCTCGTCGGCACCGTCCTGATCGGCTTCTTCGGCACCACGAGCGTGAACTCCGCCGGTGCCGACGGGCTGTTCTACGGTGGCGGCTTCGGACAGCTGGGCATCCAGGTGGTCGCGGCACTCGCGGTGCTGGCCTACTCGTTCGTGCTGTCGCTGGTGATCGGCTTCGCGATCAAGAAGGCCGGCGGGTTCCGGGTCAGCGCCGAGCACGAGGTGAGCGGGATCGACGAGGCGCAGCACGCGGAGAGCGCCTACGACTTCACCGGGATGGGCGGGATCGGGCAGCACAGCACCTTCCCGGTGAAGCACCCGGCCGCCACGAAACTCGAGGAGACCAAGGCATGA
- a CDS encoding putative RNA methyltransferase, with product MTAAGPGNDPLPRRVVEALRCSVCGAPVGLAGRTLRCERRHSFDLARQGYVNLLHARIPAGTADTAPMVEARSAFLASGAYAPLANAVAAAAGTPSGLVVDAGAGPGYYLSRVLDAAPSAVGLALDVSAIALRRAARAHARLGAAVWNLWEPWPVADGVADVVLDVFSPRNAAEFHRVLKPGGLLVVAAPLPGHLAELGDLVLAVDERKEQRLETTLGAYFTRESVTEVVHTSPFTTRQVHDVVAMGPAGFHLDRDGRRERLRWTPARNVTLAVAVGVWRRND from the coding sequence ATGACGGCGGCCGGACCCGGAAATGACCCACTGCCACGCCGGGTCGTGGAAGCCTTGCGCTGTTCGGTCTGTGGCGCCCCGGTCGGGTTAGCAGGACGCACGCTGCGGTGCGAACGGCGTCACTCGTTCGACCTGGCCCGGCAGGGTTACGTCAACCTGTTGCACGCACGGATCCCCGCCGGCACGGCCGACACCGCACCGATGGTGGAGGCGCGGTCGGCGTTCCTCGCCTCCGGCGCCTACGCACCGCTCGCGAACGCCGTCGCGGCAGCGGCCGGGACGCCGTCTGGCTTGGTCGTCGATGCCGGCGCCGGGCCGGGCTACTACCTCTCGCGCGTGCTCGACGCGGCGCCCTCCGCGGTCGGGCTGGCGCTGGACGTCTCGGCGATCGCGCTGCGCCGTGCCGCGCGGGCGCACGCGCGGCTGGGTGCCGCGGTGTGGAACCTGTGGGAACCGTGGCCGGTCGCCGACGGGGTCGCGGACGTGGTGCTGGACGTCTTCTCCCCGCGCAACGCCGCGGAGTTCCACCGCGTCCTGAAGCCCGGCGGACTGCTTGTGGTGGCCGCGCCGCTGCCCGGCCACCTCGCCGAACTGGGCGACCTCGTGCTCGCGGTGGACGAGCGGAAGGAACAGCGCCTGGAAACCACCCTGGGTGCCTATTTCACCCGGGAATCGGTCACCGAGGTCGTCCACACGAGCCCCTTCACCACCCGGCAGGTGCACGACGTGGTCGCGATGGGCCCGGCCGGCTTCCACCTGGACCGCGACGGACGGCGGGAACGGCTCCGCTGGACCCCCGCCAGGAACGTGACGCTCGCGGTCGCGGTCGGCGTCTGGCGACGGAACGACTGA
- a CDS encoding DUF3558 domain-containing protein, producing the protein MLLLTGCSSTTPGTATSAPTMSSSVPAKPSAPYGGAPKVEHPLPDTVLSGDPCEALTPQQLTYWLGSAVPGKPGKAIDRLCNWTNSNTGSFIGVSFDGKNSDGLSNTYAVVRPQMKRFEALPLVQGFPAVAYDKQPGPYSMSCDVDVGVTDHLAFSVEAFPRRDKSGKVDPCPLAAQVAGDVVTTLKQKAGR; encoded by the coding sequence GTGCTGCTCCTCACCGGCTGCTCGAGCACAACACCAGGCACCGCGACCTCGGCACCGACGATGAGTTCGTCCGTACCAGCGAAGCCGTCCGCGCCCTATGGCGGTGCGCCCAAAGTCGAACACCCGCTGCCGGACACAGTGCTGTCAGGAGACCCATGTGAAGCACTCACTCCGCAACAGCTCACCTACTGGCTCGGTTCCGCCGTCCCCGGCAAACCCGGAAAAGCAATCGACCGGCTCTGCAACTGGACCAATTCGAACACCGGCAGCTTCATCGGTGTCTCCTTCGACGGCAAGAACAGCGACGGCCTCAGCAACACGTACGCCGTCGTCCGGCCGCAGATGAAACGGTTCGAGGCACTTCCACTCGTTCAAGGCTTCCCTGCCGTCGCCTACGACAAGCAGCCTGGCCCCTACTCGATGTCGTGCGACGTGGACGTCGGAGTGACTGACCACCTGGCCTTCAGCGTGGAAGCCTTCCCGCGCAGGGACAAGTCCGGCAAAGTCGATCCCTGCCCGCTCGCCGCGCAGGTGGCGGGGGACGTGGTCACCACGTTGAAGCAGAAAGCCGGGCGGTGA
- a CDS encoding O-acetylhomoserine aminocarboxypropyltransferase/cysteine synthase family protein has protein sequence MSERTWGFRTRALHAGGTPDPATGARAVPIYQSTSFVFEDATDAANLFALQKYGNIYSRIGNPTVAAFEERIASLEGGIGGVATASGQAAEFLTFSSLVEAGDHIVSASGLYGGTVTQLTGTLARFGVETTFVSGEVEDYAKAITDRTKLIYTEIIGNPSGNVADLAGLADLAHAHGIPLVVDATLATPYLCRPIEHGADIVLHSATKFLGGHGTTLGGVVVEAGTFDWGNGNFPRMTETVDSYGGLKYWENFGEYAFCTRLRAEQLRDIGAVLSPHSAFLLLQGVETLPQRMDAHVANARTVAEYLAGDPRVAWVSYAGLPDHPHHERAARYLPAGPGAVFSFGVRGGRAAGEKFVESVELLSHLANVGDARTLVIHPASTTHAQLSEEQLAAGGVGPDLIRLSVGLEDAEDLLWDLDQALDKAVTA, from the coding sequence ATGAGTGAGCGCACCTGGGGCTTCCGCACGCGCGCGTTGCACGCCGGCGGGACGCCCGATCCGGCGACCGGCGCGCGGGCCGTGCCGATCTACCAGTCCACCAGCTTCGTGTTCGAGGACGCGACCGACGCGGCGAACCTGTTCGCGCTGCAGAAGTACGGCAACATCTACAGCCGTATCGGCAACCCCACCGTCGCCGCGTTCGAAGAGCGCATCGCGAGCCTCGAAGGGGGCATCGGCGGGGTCGCCACGGCCAGCGGGCAGGCCGCGGAGTTCCTCACCTTCTCCTCGCTCGTCGAGGCCGGTGACCACATCGTGTCGGCCAGCGGGCTCTACGGCGGCACAGTCACCCAGCTCACCGGCACGCTCGCGCGCTTCGGCGTCGAGACCACGTTCGTCAGCGGCGAAGTCGAGGACTACGCGAAAGCGATCACCGACCGCACGAAGCTGATCTACACCGAGATCATCGGCAACCCGAGCGGAAACGTCGCCGACCTCGCCGGGCTGGCCGACCTCGCGCACGCCCACGGCATCCCGCTCGTGGTCGACGCGACGCTCGCCACGCCGTACCTGTGCCGTCCGATCGAGCACGGCGCGGACATCGTGCTGCATTCGGCGACGAAGTTCCTCGGCGGACATGGCACCACCCTCGGCGGAGTGGTGGTGGAAGCGGGCACCTTCGACTGGGGCAACGGCAACTTCCCGCGCATGACCGAAACTGTCGACAGCTACGGCGGTCTCAAGTACTGGGAGAACTTCGGCGAATACGCCTTCTGCACCCGGCTGCGCGCCGAGCAGCTGCGTGACATCGGCGCCGTCCTCTCGCCGCATTCGGCGTTCCTGCTGCTGCAGGGCGTGGAAACGCTGCCGCAGCGCATGGACGCGCACGTGGCCAACGCGCGCACGGTCGCCGAGTACCTGGCCGGTGACCCCCGCGTGGCCTGGGTTTCCTACGCCGGGCTGCCGGACCATCCGCACCACGAGCGGGCCGCGCGGTACCTGCCGGCCGGACCGGGCGCGGTGTTCTCGTTCGGCGTCCGCGGTGGCCGCGCGGCGGGCGAGAAGTTCGTGGAATCCGTCGAGCTGCTGTCGCATCTGGCGAACGTCGGGGACGCGCGCACGCTGGTGATCCACCCGGCGTCGACCACGCACGCGCAGCTGTCCGAGGAGCAGCTGGCGGCAGGTGGCGTCGGCCCGGACCTGATCCGGCTGTCGGTCGGGCTGGAGGACGCCGAGGACCTGCTGTGGGATCTCGACCAGGCGCTGGACAAGGCGGTGACCGCATGA
- a CDS encoding CoA-binding protein, whose protein sequence is MSHEIGAVARQQILGRTESVTVVGASANPARPSFFVATYLLSSTRYRVNFVNPRLDTLLGRPVYPSLKDVPGGVDLVSVFRKHDDLPGVAEEVIEAGARTLWLQLGLWHEPVADRAREAGLDVVMNRCVKIEHARFAGGLHLAGFNTGVISSRRQTAP, encoded by the coding sequence ATGAGCCACGAGATCGGCGCGGTGGCGCGGCAGCAGATCCTGGGCCGCACGGAATCGGTCACGGTGGTGGGCGCGTCGGCGAATCCGGCCCGTCCGAGCTTCTTCGTGGCGACCTACCTGCTCTCGTCCACGCGGTACCGGGTCAACTTCGTCAACCCGCGGCTGGACACCCTGCTCGGCCGGCCGGTCTACCCGTCGCTGAAGGACGTGCCCGGCGGCGTCGACCTGGTCAGCGTGTTCCGCAAGCACGACGACCTGCCCGGGGTGGCCGAGGAGGTCATCGAGGCCGGTGCCCGCACCCTGTGGCTCCAGCTGGGACTGTGGCACGAACCGGTGGCAGACCGGGCACGGGAGGCGGGTCTCGACGTGGTGATGAACCGCTGCGTGAAAATCGAGCACGCGCGGTTCGCCGGCGGGCTGCACCTGGCCGGCTTCAACACCGGCGTGATCAGCTCCCGCCGGCAGACCGCTCCCTGA
- a CDS encoding class I SAM-dependent methyltransferase: MTAPDHTAVRVALWRALHLADAPPHVLADEVGLRLAGPDEGWRDRPDMDMATTARFRASIVARSRFVEDLVRERAVPQYVLLGAGLDTFAQRAPGGVRVFEIDQPGTQEWKRARLMELGLPLPYRFVPVDFEAGENWVARLVAAGFDPARPAVVASTGVSMYLTREANAATLRALAAFAAGTVVAMTFQTPVESLSEEDRAGRQMAVDGAKAAGTPFLSFFAPEEMLELARECGFADVRHVSAAELNRRYFAGRPDGLATSKGEEFLVATTGDVRERSAGGS, translated from the coding sequence GTGACCGCGCCGGACCACACCGCGGTGCGGGTGGCGCTCTGGCGGGCGCTGCACCTGGCCGACGCACCGCCGCACGTGCTGGCCGACGAGGTCGGCCTCCGGCTCGCCGGTCCGGACGAGGGCTGGCGCGACCGGCCGGACATGGATATGGCCACCACCGCGCGGTTCCGGGCGAGCATCGTCGCGCGGAGCCGGTTCGTGGAGGACCTGGTGCGGGAGCGGGCCGTGCCGCAGTACGTGCTGCTGGGTGCCGGGCTGGACACCTTCGCCCAGCGAGCGCCGGGTGGGGTACGGGTGTTCGAGATCGACCAGCCGGGCACTCAGGAATGGAAGCGGGCGCGGCTGATGGAGCTGGGATTGCCGCTGCCGTACCGATTCGTGCCGGTCGATTTCGAGGCCGGCGAGAACTGGGTGGCCCGGCTCGTCGCGGCCGGGTTCGACCCCGCACGCCCGGCCGTGGTCGCCTCGACCGGGGTGAGCATGTACCTCACCCGGGAGGCGAACGCCGCCACGCTGCGCGCGTTGGCCGCCTTCGCCGCGGGCACGGTGGTGGCCATGACGTTCCAGACGCCGGTCGAGTCGTTGTCCGAAGAGGACCGCGCGGGCAGGCAGATGGCTGTCGACGGCGCGAAGGCCGCGGGCACGCCGTTCCTGAGCTTCTTCGCGCCGGAGGAAATGCTGGAGCTGGCGAGGGAATGCGGTTTCGCGGACGTCCGGCACGTCAGCGCCGCCGAGCTGAACCGGCGCTACTTCGCCGGCCGTCCGGACGGGCTGGCCACCTCGAAGGGCGAGGAGTTCCTCGTCGCGACGACCGGAGACGTCAGGGAGCGGTCTGCCGGCGGGAGCTGA